TGGCAACCTATCAGAAAAAGCCCTTCGATTTGCGGCTTCTGGTGCAAAAAAATGCCCGTGGCGCATGGAGCATTACCGGAGTAGGCGCCAGACTAGCGGGTAAGGGAAGTATTACAACACATGTTCCGCGTGGGGGAAGTGTGGAGGATCCGTTCAAGCTGCTATCCTCAATCTTTGGACCTGAGGACAGCACAGATTTGCTGGATAAGGTTAAAAGTACGGCCATTCAGATTGCACGTCAAATTGAACGCGCATCCGGTCTTTCTCACGGTGAAATGTCTATGGATTTGGGCGTAGACACACTCGGGACCCTCTGGTTTTTTGAAGCCAATGCTAAACCGATGAAATTCGACGAGCCCGAAATCCGTCAAAAATCACTTAGACGTATATTTCAATACAGCTCCTTTTTGGCCGAACGAATGAAATAATCTCAAGGAAGTGGAATCATGCCGCAAATTAGCGATGTTCAACATTTGCCTGCCCGGAGTTGGGTACTAAGACGACGACAGTTGCTGTTTCTGGCTCGCAGTTCGGGCGGCATGCGCATTACTCGCAATGCTCTGCGGCAGTTGGCTGTTTTAACGCCGGAGCAATTGAACACCCCTGGCTCCTCCCTCCTGTGCGCATATGTGCGCACGGAGAAGGGGCTACGGATTGCGGGATTTTCCCTCGCTCTGAATTATGGGAAGGATGCTTGCATCGTGATTGTTCGTCCGCTTTACCGGGGCCGCAGACTGGGCGCTAGACTGCTGTCCGCCCAGCTCCAACAGCTGCGCCGTCTGACGTGCAGCGTAGCCACCGACAATATGGCCAGTCTCAAAACCTGTTTCGGCGCTGGACTTATTGCGCATGAAATGACGACTGGACCGACGGGAAAGCCCACGCTGATATTTTGTGGGGAGTTGTCCGAAGATGAGCAGACGGCAGAGGAAGGTGGAATGCTGTGCCAAAACCTGTCCTAGGCATCATGACTTTGTATTTGAACAGTAAGAAGCAACTGGAGGAACGTGACATATATGAACGCATGATCGCAGAAGGCAAAAGGCTGGGGCTGGATATGTATGTATTCACTCCTGCGGATGTCCATAAGGATCGCAGACTGCTCCTTGCCCAAATTTATGATCCACATAGCGGTAAATGGAC
This window of the Paenibacillus polymyxa genome carries:
- a CDS encoding GNAT family N-acetyltransferase, translated to MPQISDVQHLPARSWVLRRRQLLFLARSSGGMRITRNALRQLAVLTPEQLNTPGSSLLCAYVRTEKGLRIAGFSLALNYGKDACIVIVRPLYRGRRLGARLLSAQLQQLRRLTCSVATDNMASLKTCFGAGLIAHEMTTGPTGKPTLIFCGELSEDEQTAEEGGMLCQNLS